A region of Pseudoalteromonas aliena SW19 DNA encodes the following proteins:
- a CDS encoding methyltransferase — MTTQAQLGDKTFTLERFPLDQKNRSLQAWDSADEYLINYVNEHHPDCRSLLILNDSFGALACSFNQLTVCSVNDSYISHQAVAYNLQINKLSTVQFSQIDSLSALPDDIDLVLIKIPRNVGFLQFQLSELSEILAPGTPVIAAGKTKEIHNSTIKSFEQFIGETKTSLAVKKSRLILSTAKGGYKAADFPITWPLEGTEFNITNHANVFSRDSLDIGARFFFNYLPETKKETSIIDLGCGNGVVGVMALARCPKASVTFVDESYMAVESARLNVEQNMPEQFDNCQFIENDCLTDFTQDSVDMVLCNPPFHQAQAVTDHIAWQMFKQAKETLKQGGELRIIGNRHLDYHDKLNRMFGNCKLLGSNKKFVVLSATKNY, encoded by the coding sequence ATGACGACACAAGCCCAACTAGGCGATAAAACATTTACTCTTGAACGCTTTCCTTTGGATCAAAAAAACCGCAGTTTACAAGCGTGGGATTCAGCCGATGAGTACCTTATCAATTATGTTAACGAACATCACCCAGATTGTCGCTCACTGCTTATTTTAAACGATAGCTTTGGCGCACTTGCTTGTAGTTTTAATCAATTAACGGTCTGTTCAGTTAACGATTCTTATATTAGCCATCAAGCTGTAGCGTATAACTTACAAATAAACAAACTATCTACGGTGCAGTTTAGCCAAATAGATAGTCTGTCTGCATTGCCTGACGACATAGATTTAGTGTTAATAAAAATACCGCGTAACGTGGGTTTTTTACAATTTCAACTAAGTGAATTAAGCGAAATACTTGCACCAGGTACACCGGTAATTGCAGCAGGTAAAACAAAAGAAATTCATAATTCAACAATAAAATCGTTTGAGCAATTTATTGGTGAAACAAAAACAAGTTTAGCGGTTAAAAAATCACGCCTTATATTAAGCACTGCAAAAGGTGGCTACAAAGCAGCTGATTTCCCTATTACTTGGCCACTTGAAGGCACTGAATTTAATATAACAAATCATGCAAATGTATTTTCACGCGATTCATTAGATATAGGTGCTCGATTCTTTTTTAATTATTTACCAGAAACTAAAAAAGAAACCAGCATAATCGACTTGGGTTGTGGCAATGGCGTTGTAGGTGTTATGGCGCTTGCTCGTTGCCCTAAAGCATCCGTTACCTTTGTTGATGAGTCATACATGGCGGTTGAGTCTGCACGTTTAAATGTAGAACAAAACATGCCTGAACAATTTGATAACTGCCAATTTATTGAAAACGATTGTTTAACTGACTTCACTCAAGACAGCGTAGATATGGTGTTGTGTAACCCTCCATTTCATCAAGCACAAGCGGTAACAGATCATATTGCATGGCAAATGTTTAAACAGGCTAAAGAGACTTTAAAGCAAGGCGGTGAATTACGTATTATCGGTAATCGTCATTTAGACTACCACGATAAACTAAATCGTATGTTTGGTAACTGTAAACTGCTAGGCTCCAATAAGAAGTTTGTAGTGCTTAGCGCAACTAAAAACTATTAG
- a CDS encoding YajG family lipoprotein codes for MIKTIFSLCALLILSGCANQPNQVILNPIYKSGQVSTINSSLSTSVIDLRGDTSTLKLIESDKTKTFASQGITQSVKSILDSALSRNGASISNLATVRFEVDIHALQAVVTEKLVSHTSEAQIELGVRVIRASSNFSKVYRGSANLEGPFGHDRAKIEGQLNKLTEQMITRIVSDPELIEFLEG; via the coding sequence ATGATTAAAACTATTTTTAGCCTATGTGCGCTACTTATATTATCTGGTTGTGCTAATCAGCCTAATCAGGTGATCCTTAACCCAATTTATAAAAGCGGGCAAGTAAGCACAATAAATAGTAGCTTAAGTACTAGCGTAATTGATTTACGAGGTGATACTTCAACGCTTAAGCTTATTGAATCTGATAAAACAAAAACGTTTGCCAGCCAAGGGATTACACAGTCAGTTAAAAGTATTTTAGATAGCGCGCTTAGCCGAAATGGTGCAAGCATCTCAAATTTAGCAACCGTGCGCTTTGAAGTTGATATTCATGCATTGCAAGCGGTGGTAACCGAAAAACTAGTCAGCCATACCAGCGAAGCCCAAATAGAGCTTGGTGTTCGTGTTATTCGCGCTTCAAGCAATTTTAGTAAGGTGTACCGAGGTAGTGCTAATTTAGAAGGGCCATTTGGTCACGATCGAGCAAAAATAGAAGGTCAGCTTAATAAGTTGACTGAGCAAATGATTACTCGCATTGTGTCTGATCCTGAATTAATAGAATTTTTAGAAGGTTAA
- a CDS encoding peptidylprolyl isomerase, with product MKRFFLVGLSLFFSINSLAAQEGRFVQKDNIFPRVEIVTSMGSITVELDRSRAPITVNNFLTYVSDKSYQGSVFHRIERDIENERDFVIQGGGYDKDYDGLHENDPIFNESGNGLKNDMYSIAMAYQDREPHSGTRQFFFNMDNNDHLNPNKDWGFAVFGNVMDGYDTLDKIMTVETGFNEKISYDFVPKTPVVILNIKLLEQTPL from the coding sequence ATGAAACGATTTTTTCTAGTCGGCTTAAGCCTATTTTTCAGTATTAATAGCTTAGCGGCACAAGAAGGCCGCTTTGTGCAAAAAGATAATATTTTTCCGCGCGTCGAAATCGTAACCTCAATGGGCAGTATAACTGTTGAGCTTGATCGCTCAAGAGCGCCCATTACAGTTAATAATTTTTTAACCTATGTGTCGGATAAAAGCTACCAAGGCAGTGTTTTTCATCGAATTGAGCGCGATATAGAAAATGAGCGCGATTTTGTTATTCAAGGTGGTGGCTACGACAAAGATTACGATGGCTTACATGAAAACGATCCTATTTTTAACGAAAGTGGCAATGGCTTAAAAAACGATATGTACAGCATTGCTATGGCATACCAAGACAGAGAACCACACTCGGGAACCCGCCAATTCTTTTTCAATATGGATAATAACGATCATCTAAATCCAAACAAAGATTGGGGTTTTGCTGTTTTTGGTAACGTAATGGACGGCTACGACACACTTGATAAAATTATGACTGTAGAAACAGGATTCAACGAAAAAATTAGTTATGACTTTGTACCAAAAACACCGGTTGTTATTTTAAATATTAAATTACTTGAGCAAACACCATTATAA
- a CDS encoding AmpG family muropeptide MFS transporter, with protein MSKTLSISEYFSYFKDKRLINIFIFGMSSGFPWVLIGSVLSAWLKDEGLSRSMIGLFGIVFGAYSINFLWSPLIDRTKLPFLYKWLGQRRSWILLCQSFILIGTLLLAGLDLKANLAMVAAICLLIAIASATQDIAIDAFRIDTLSESESHKATAAAAMATSGWWTGYALLGAIPFYMADIPSLDWPQIYYFLAAVMLLLMSGVLFAKEPKSNREAVHAELERVYLEKLSSTKQTPFTRTIAWLAVTVIDPFRAFFTKNGVKTALALLAFIFLFKIGEAFLGRMSIVFYKEIGFSNSDIATFSKVGTAVLTIIFTFVGSLFNQKYGIVKGLFISGIAMAASNLAFSWIALVGPDLRLYAFAIVIDGFTQAWSLVAMVAFISMLCDRAFSATHYALLASLGNLGRTLLSSYSGVVIDDWLAGNWSLFFILTALMVLPSLVFLYLIRHKLYELEKNYHENN; from the coding sequence ATGAGCAAAACTCTCTCAATCAGCGAATACTTCTCTTATTTTAAAGATAAACGCTTAATCAATATTTTTATATTTGGCATGAGTAGTGGTTTTCCTTGGGTGTTAATTGGCTCTGTACTATCTGCATGGCTGAAAGATGAAGGCTTAAGCCGCAGTATGATTGGCCTATTTGGCATTGTATTTGGCGCTTACAGTATAAACTTTTTATGGTCGCCTCTAATTGACAGAACCAAACTCCCCTTTTTATATAAATGGCTAGGCCAACGTCGCAGCTGGATACTATTGTGCCAAAGTTTTATTTTAATAGGTACACTGCTATTAGCTGGGCTCGATCTTAAAGCAAATTTGGCAATGGTTGCTGCAATTTGTTTGTTGATCGCAATTGCCTCTGCAACACAAGATATTGCAATTGATGCATTTAGAATAGACACACTCAGTGAAAGCGAATCTCATAAAGCCACCGCAGCCGCCGCAATGGCGACATCAGGTTGGTGGACTGGCTATGCGCTTTTAGGTGCAATTCCGTTTTATATGGCGGATATTCCTTCTCTTGATTGGCCGCAAATTTACTATTTTCTAGCCGCTGTAATGTTACTGTTAATGAGTGGTGTACTATTCGCAAAAGAGCCAAAATCAAACAGAGAAGCAGTACACGCTGAGCTTGAGCGTGTATACCTTGAAAAACTATCATCAACAAAACAAACTCCTTTTACTAGAACCATCGCTTGGCTCGCTGTCACAGTTATAGATCCGTTTAGAGCGTTTTTTACTAAAAATGGCGTTAAAACAGCACTCGCGCTATTGGCCTTTATTTTCTTATTTAAAATAGGTGAGGCATTTTTGGGCCGCATGTCTATTGTGTTTTATAAAGAAATTGGCTTTAGTAATAGCGATATTGCTACATTTTCAAAAGTAGGCACAGCCGTACTGACTATTATATTTACCTTTGTTGGCAGCTTATTTAATCAAAAATATGGCATTGTTAAAGGTTTATTTATAAGTGGTATTGCAATGGCGGCGTCAAATTTAGCATTTTCGTGGATTGCGTTAGTTGGTCCCGATTTAAGATTGTATGCCTTTGCTATAGTTATTGATGGTTTTACACAAGCATGGTCGCTAGTCGCAATGGTAGCGTTTATTTCAATGCTATGTGATAGAGCATTTAGTGCAACACATTATGCGTTATTAGCATCATTAGGAAACTTAGGAAGGACATTACTTTCTAGCTACAGCGGTGTGGTAATTGATGATTGGTTAGCGGGTAATTGGTCACTGTTCTTTATTCTTACAGCGTTAATGGTTTTGCCATCGCTGGTATTTTTGTATTTAATTAGGCATAAGCTATATGAGCTTGAAAAGAATTACCATGAGAATAATTGA
- a CDS encoding helix-turn-helix domain-containing protein — protein sequence MMGKTVSSEENAKLTKWLKSKRQEKGHTMRSLAQVLGTPHSFIGKIENQERRLDVIEFVRYCIALEADPHEALSLLKAD from the coding sequence ATGATGGGCAAGACCGTTTCTTCAGAAGAAAACGCAAAGCTAACAAAATGGCTTAAAAGCAAACGCCAAGAAAAAGGCCATACAATGCGTAGCCTAGCACAAGTGCTTGGTACACCTCATTCATTTATCGGTAAAATTGAAAACCAAGAACGCCGTTTAGATGTAATTGAATTTGTTCGTTATTGTATTGCACTAGAAGCAGATCCGCATGAAGCATTAAGTCTACTTAAAGCTGATTAA
- the erpA gene encoding iron-sulfur cluster insertion protein ErpA, whose amino-acid sequence MSDELPIKFSDAAAVRVKQLIDEEENPELKLRVYVTGGGCSGFQYGFTFDEKANPGDLEIVKNGVTLVVDPMSIQYLVDGEVDYTEGLEGARFFVSNPNATTTCGCGASFSV is encoded by the coding sequence ATGTCTGACGAATTACCAATTAAGTTCAGCGATGCGGCTGCAGTTCGTGTTAAGCAGTTAATCGATGAAGAAGAAAACCCTGAACTTAAACTACGTGTTTATGTAACCGGTGGAGGTTGCTCAGGTTTTCAATATGGTTTTACTTTTGATGAAAAAGCAAATCCAGGCGATTTAGAAATAGTAAAAAATGGTGTCACCTTAGTGGTTGATCCTATGAGCATTCAATATTTAGTTGATGGCGAGGTTGATTATACTGAGGGCCTTGAAGGTGCTCGTTTTTTCGTATCTAATCCAAATGCAACAACAACCTGTGGTTGTGGTGCAAGCTTTAGCGTTTAA
- a CDS encoding substrate-binding periplasmic protein — protein MHILKKPLTLTMSLLLFVCTFTSNSKVDITILADDDYPPYSYLERGELKGVYINLLRRAGDQLKLDYDVKIIPMPWKRALLTVKNGDVIAVVPPYLHYDSRPFISSYSVALGTEFVVTYCRENIDLKATLNLNSATNKRVHLGMNAGYLLLDERYKKAITQGRIQLWENKSTEANVIKLLTNKIDCYVNDRKATQYELESVKKSYPQYAAITVIEKDEINHRTAHIGFSREFTSPYKDDFIKRMNRALLDLIDESVTE, from the coding sequence ATGCATATACTAAAAAAACCTTTAACACTGACAATGAGTTTACTGCTGTTTGTATGTACATTTACAAGCAACAGCAAAGTCGATATTACTATATTAGCTGACGATGATTATCCACCATATAGCTATTTAGAAAGAGGTGAATTGAAAGGGGTTTATATTAATTTATTGAGACGTGCTGGCGATCAACTAAAGCTAGATTACGACGTTAAAATAATACCGATGCCTTGGAAAAGAGCACTGCTTACCGTAAAAAATGGTGATGTTATAGCGGTAGTTCCCCCGTATTTACATTACGATTCAAGGCCTTTTATTTCATCATATTCGGTGGCATTAGGCACTGAGTTTGTGGTGACTTATTGTCGTGAAAATATTGATTTAAAAGCTACGTTAAATTTAAATTCGGCTACTAATAAACGTGTTCATTTAGGAATGAATGCAGGTTATTTGCTGCTGGATGAACGTTATAAAAAGGCAATAACGCAAGGGCGTATTCAATTATGGGAAAATAAAAGCACAGAAGCTAATGTCATAAAATTACTTACTAATAAAATAGACTGCTATGTTAATGATAGAAAAGCCACACAGTATGAACTAGAAAGCGTAAAAAAAAGCTACCCACAATATGCTGCGATTACGGTTATAGAGAAAGATGAAATTAATCACAGAACTGCACACATAGGCTTTAGCCGTGAATTTACCTCTCCATATAAAGACGATTTTATAAAAAGAATGAATAGGGCTTTGCTTGATCTGATAGATGAATCAGTAACTGAGTAA
- a CDS encoding porin, with protein sequence MQKKSICFLFAALCAPLVQAQNEQDELQDLKSQLADIRTQLSALSSLSVQYETINKRIEVLEKVGAQNSEDKRPQKQISISTDQNIKNIPSKKDIKVYATVRPTFGYIDEGNEASWDVKDALSHAGIKSTVEFNQQWQGILHGEWGIDLSNNGNFGNARQVYAAIDSPYGKVGLGKQRPAQYLFIAEYVDIFNHGNSPFAYDPESIFFVDNLLTYQIKQGDFTWMLVSQFNGTQGDNKSDLINGGVSYDKDNLHVALTYTNKGIYENEQELGDNNIVGGSLAYSFDSGFYFALGYQAKKYNRDLGIDRNGHTLDVSMAYPLSKNYKVKMGYFDFDDGHQAAQTQNYNGANLTLEWLPAENLRLHVEYLYRDFDYLADFSSFSVGFRYDYSQVWDY encoded by the coding sequence ATGCAAAAAAAAAGTATTTGTTTTTTGTTTGCTGCATTATGCGCTCCTTTGGTGCAGGCACAAAATGAACAAGATGAGTTACAGGATTTAAAGTCGCAATTAGCGGATATTCGTACTCAATTGTCTGCTTTAAGTTCTTTATCCGTCCAGTATGAAACGATAAATAAGAGAATTGAAGTCCTTGAAAAGGTGGGGGCGCAAAATTCAGAAGATAAACGGCCTCAAAAGCAGATATCTATTTCTACAGATCAAAACATTAAAAATATTCCTTCCAAAAAAGATATAAAAGTATACGCGACAGTTAGGCCAACGTTTGGCTACATCGATGAGGGAAATGAAGCGTCATGGGACGTAAAAGATGCACTTTCTCATGCTGGAATTAAGTCGACTGTGGAATTTAATCAGCAATGGCAAGGCATCTTACACGGTGAATGGGGCATTGATTTATCAAATAACGGCAATTTTGGTAATGCACGACAGGTATATGCTGCAATAGACAGCCCATACGGCAAAGTTGGACTAGGAAAGCAGCGACCAGCTCAATATTTGTTTATTGCTGAATATGTCGATATTTTTAATCACGGCAACAGTCCTTTTGCATATGATCCGGAAAGTATTTTTTTTGTTGATAACCTTCTTACTTATCAGATTAAACAAGGCGATTTTACATGGATGTTAGTTAGTCAGTTTAATGGCACACAAGGCGATAATAAAAGTGACCTTATTAATGGTGGGGTAAGTTACGACAAAGATAACTTGCATGTTGCTTTAACGTATACCAACAAAGGTATATATGAGAATGAACAAGAATTGGGTGACAATAATATTGTTGGCGGATCTTTAGCTTATTCTTTTGATAGCGGTTTTTACTTTGCCCTAGGCTACCAGGCTAAAAAATACAATAGGGATTTAGGTATAGATAGAAATGGGCATACGCTTGATGTGTCAATGGCTTATCCGCTGAGCAAAAATTATAAAGTAAAAATGGGTTATTTTGACTTTGATGATGGCCACCAAGCAGCTCAAACGCAAAATTATAATGGCGCAAACCTTACTCTTGAATGGCTGCCAGCAGAAAACTTACGTTTACATGTTGAATACCTTTACCGAGACTTTGATTATTTAGCTGATTTTAGTTCATTCTCTGTAGGGTTTCGCTACGACTACTCACAAGTGTGGGACTATTAA
- a CDS encoding methyl-accepting chemotaxis protein, with the protein MKIRTKFSIASGIVVFIVISLLATTTYLLVQQTLKKSTTAYIQDNASLLSQSIGNWLISKSAQLNVLKKHIESDFSKQNFQSGLENPAFTDDFLLMFGTLNDEKELRSNNKNRVNPPGVDFKQRPWFKLAKDNEMISFTAPYTDAATNKLLLSAVTAINTADGFQGVIGGDLGLSDIADSVNTINFNGNGFAFVVDGSGKIITHPTANLSNKQTQDIYQQSPKQSKQILEIEHEGKTKLLYFYPIGDEIGVNWSVAMLLDKDKVYESLTVFTIRTFFIAIISITFCVLVFRTLIKILLKPLDELEHAISEIASGGGDLTQRLKITSEDECGVVAKSFNRFLSSLQELVSGVINKANNVEEQSAAAKSLSTESSKSLNDQYLLIDSLATAINQMSTTSAEIASSAQEAATSVTSVNNSTSSSKTLFEKTTSDITDLSNSISNSQELSNQLAEHSNSIEQILSVINNVAEQTNLLALNAAIEAARAGEYGRGFAVVADEVRTLASRTQSSTTEIKLMIEQIQLFSSKVQQAMEKSKTKATLCVEQTEIANQSLNTISMSVKDIMDRNYQIAAAIEEQSTVIEDINKSTIDIKDISVQVDEYAKEQFETNTSLAENVKDQQDLLKKFIV; encoded by the coding sequence ATGAAAATTAGAACAAAGTTCTCAATCGCTTCCGGTATTGTAGTATTTATCGTCATTTCACTACTTGCAACAACAACATATCTACTCGTTCAACAAACGCTAAAAAAATCCACTACAGCTTATATACAAGATAATGCGTCGCTACTTTCACAAAGTATTGGCAATTGGCTTATCAGTAAATCAGCTCAGCTCAATGTTCTAAAAAAACACATTGAGTCAGACTTTTCGAAACAAAACTTTCAGTCTGGGTTAGAAAACCCAGCTTTTACAGACGATTTTTTATTAATGTTTGGCACATTAAATGACGAAAAAGAACTACGCTCAAATAATAAAAACAGAGTAAATCCGCCCGGTGTTGATTTCAAACAAAGGCCGTGGTTCAAGTTAGCTAAAGACAATGAAATGATTTCTTTTACCGCCCCTTACACTGATGCGGCAACCAATAAATTATTACTTTCGGCTGTAACCGCAATAAATACTGCAGATGGTTTTCAAGGCGTTATTGGAGGAGATCTTGGCTTAAGCGATATCGCTGATAGCGTTAATACCATAAACTTTAATGGTAATGGTTTTGCATTTGTTGTTGATGGCTCAGGTAAAATAATCACTCACCCTACAGCCAATTTAAGTAATAAGCAGACACAAGACATTTATCAACAATCCCCAAAACAGAGCAAGCAGATTTTAGAAATAGAACACGAAGGAAAAACTAAACTCTTATATTTTTACCCCATTGGTGATGAAATCGGTGTTAACTGGTCTGTAGCCATGTTATTAGATAAAGACAAGGTCTATGAATCACTTACCGTATTCACTATTCGCACATTTTTTATAGCTATCATTAGTATTACTTTTTGTGTTTTAGTATTTAGAACCTTAATTAAAATTTTGCTCAAACCACTTGACGAGTTAGAGCATGCTATTAGTGAAATTGCATCTGGTGGCGGAGATTTAACGCAGCGATTAAAAATAACCTCTGAGGATGAATGTGGTGTTGTTGCTAAAAGCTTTAATCGATTCTTATCATCCTTACAGGAGCTTGTAAGTGGTGTTATTAATAAAGCAAATAATGTTGAAGAACAAAGTGCAGCTGCTAAATCCTTATCGACAGAATCAAGTAAGTCACTTAATGACCAATATTTATTAATTGATAGCTTAGCGACTGCTATTAATCAAATGAGTACGACATCTGCAGAAATAGCATCCAGCGCACAAGAAGCGGCAACGTCAGTCACCTCTGTTAATAATTCAACAAGCTCTAGCAAAACACTTTTTGAGAAGACAACCTCGGACATTACCGATTTGTCTAATTCTATCTCGAATTCACAAGAACTAAGCAACCAACTAGCAGAGCATAGCAATAGTATTGAGCAAATATTATCTGTTATTAATAACGTTGCAGAACAAACAAACTTACTTGCCTTAAATGCAGCGATTGAAGCAGCAAGAGCTGGTGAATACGGGCGGGGGTTTGCAGTCGTTGCGGATGAAGTAAGAACACTCGCTTCAAGAACACAAAGTTCAACAACAGAAATTAAACTAATGATTGAGCAAATTCAGTTATTTTCATCTAAAGTTCAACAAGCAATGGAAAAAAGCAAAACGAAAGCGACGCTGTGCGTTGAACAAACCGAAATAGCGAATCAATCACTCAATACCATTTCGATGTCTGTAAAAGATATTATGGATAGAAATTACCAAATAGCCGCCGCAATCGAAGAGCAAAGTACTGTTATTGAAGATATAAATAAAAGCACCATTGATATTAAAGATATTAGTGTGCAAGTTGATGAATACGCTAAGGAGCAATTTGAGACAAATACTAGCTTAGCTGAAAACGTAAAAGACCAACAAGACTTACTTAAAAAGTTTATTGTTTAA
- a CDS encoding chloride channel protein, whose amino-acid sequence MWLEQLRRRLAKPKTSVQLCLLGVVAGLIAAFFIILFRLTILFFQSLFLETPDDFTTLPTLERVLMPLIAALLIACFAAFTGFKHYRLGIPFVIHRIKRHYGQMPLYNTVNQFVGGALALISGFSVGREGPSVHMGATGASILADKLHLPHNAMRTLSGCGVAAGIAASFNTPLAAVIFVMEVVLREYKVHIFVPIMLAAVTGALATQFVFGEGSELALITIAPLSGWHYPYLILCGMALGAIAFSFNQNLMLIIKTFKPLSMFPRLLIAGCIASLIAYAVPQAMGSGMSAITIAVESPDNVKLLTTILIAKLLATLFAIGLGIPGGLIGPVIGLGVLVGTLMAFCAQFISPGTDIAGTYGVLGMAGLMAATLHAPLAALTTVMELTSSPEIIVPAMLVITTAYVTALQFFGNRSIFLQQLDFQGLPYHVSPATEALQKVGIMDDMDEDFKLLYSDDKEQIKNTLDAMDSQTPLIVFDEENGYRLAEYDLSLMSDQAINLNYVSLQGISSQATLADAFDILKDKRSGALYVYNLLDNQQIMGLLRWDQIHHILTIRNSLL is encoded by the coding sequence ATGTGGCTTGAGCAGCTCAGGCGTCGGCTGGCAAAACCTAAAACATCTGTACAATTATGCTTATTAGGCGTAGTTGCCGGATTGATTGCTGCATTTTTTATTATTTTATTTCGTTTAACCATTCTATTTTTCCAAAGCCTATTTTTAGAAACGCCTGACGACTTTACTACCTTACCTACTCTTGAGCGCGTTTTAATGCCACTAATAGCGGCACTTTTAATCGCATGTTTTGCTGCATTTACTGGCTTTAAACATTACCGTTTAGGTATTCCCTTTGTTATTCATCGTATTAAACGTCATTACGGACAAATGCCACTTTATAATACTGTAAATCAGTTTGTTGGTGGCGCACTAGCCCTTATTAGTGGCTTTTCGGTCGGTCGAGAAGGTCCTTCTGTTCATATGGGTGCCACAGGCGCGAGCATTTTAGCTGATAAACTTCACTTACCTCATAATGCAATGAGGACATTGAGCGGGTGTGGTGTTGCAGCCGGTATTGCTGCATCATTTAACACGCCTCTTGCTGCCGTTATTTTTGTAATGGAAGTCGTACTTAGGGAGTATAAAGTCCATATATTTGTGCCTATTATGCTCGCTGCGGTGACCGGCGCACTAGCTACTCAGTTTGTATTTGGTGAAGGCTCTGAGCTGGCACTTATTACAATAGCGCCATTGAGTGGTTGGCATTATCCGTATTTAATATTATGTGGTATGGCATTAGGTGCTATTGCATTTAGCTTCAATCAAAATTTAATGTTAATTATTAAAACATTTAAACCTTTAAGCATGTTTCCTCGTTTACTGATTGCAGGGTGTATTGCTAGCTTAATTGCATATGCAGTACCTCAAGCAATGGGCTCAGGTATGAGTGCGATTACCATTGCGGTTGAATCTCCTGATAACGTAAAATTACTCACCACTATTTTAATTGCTAAATTACTTGCTACGCTATTTGCAATTGGTTTGGGTATTCCCGGTGGGTTAATTGGCCCTGTGATTGGGCTTGGCGTATTAGTTGGAACTCTGATGGCTTTTTGTGCGCAATTTATTAGCCCTGGCACTGATATAGCGGGTACTTATGGTGTTTTGGGAATGGCTGGATTAATGGCCGCAACCCTGCATGCTCCCCTTGCAGCCTTAACAACGGTCATGGAGCTAACATCATCACCTGAAATTATCGTACCGGCCATGCTTGTTATCACGACAGCCTATGTAACCGCATTACAGTTTTTTGGTAATCGCTCTATATTTTTACAACAACTCGATTTTCAGGGGTTGCCGTATCATGTGTCTCCCGCTACAGAGGCCCTACAAAAAGTGGGCATAATGGACGATATGGATGAAGATTTTAAATTACTGTATTCAGACGATAAAGAGCAAATAAAAAACACCCTTGATGCAATGGACAGCCAAACGCCACTGATTGTATTTGATGAGGAAAATGGTTATAGACTTGCAGAATATGACTTAAGTTTAATGTCGGACCAAGCGATTAATTTAAACTACGTTAGCCTGCAAGGCATTAGTAGCCAAGCAACCTTAGCTGATGCATTCGATATATTAAAAGATAAAAGAAGTGGTGCATTATACGTTTACAATCTTTTAGATAATCAACAAATTATGGGCCTATTACGCTGGGATCAAATTCATCATATTCTAACCATTCGTAACAGCTTACTTTAA
- a CDS encoding CopD family protein: protein MSALLIYKTLHIFFMIAWFAGIFYLPRLFVYHAMSEEKSCNSMLKVMERRLLYFVTPFAVLTAVFGVLTIVEYGRDWFRYSMWLHYKLVLVIILYIYHGYCFKLLSDFKHDRNTKTDRFYRVFNELPVIALLIIVALAVIKPSL from the coding sequence ATGAGCGCATTACTAATTTATAAAACCTTGCATATATTTTTTATGATTGCGTGGTTTGCCGGCATTTTTTATTTACCAAGATTATTTGTCTACCACGCAATGAGCGAAGAAAAATCGTGCAACTCTATGCTTAAAGTAATGGAGCGTAGGCTACTTTATTTTGTGACTCCATTCGCTGTTTTAACGGCTGTATTTGGCGTTTTAACCATTGTTGAATATGGCCGTGACTGGTTTAGATATAGTATGTGGTTACATTACAAACTCGTACTGGTGATTATTTTATATATCTACCACGGTTACTGTTTTAAGTTATTAAGCGATTTTAAGCATGATCGTAATACTAAAACCGACCGATTTTATCGAGTTTTTAACGAGCTACCGGTTATTGCGCTACTCATAATAGTGGCATTAGCCGTGATAAAGCCAAGCTTGTAA